A region of the Sminthopsis crassicaudata isolate SCR6 chromosome 6, ASM4859323v1, whole genome shotgun sequence genome:
cccttgcaCAAAGCCATTTTAATATATGAGAAGAAATTCTTTGGTTTGGATATTAGGAAGAAGTAAAAGTTACTATAAACTTGGAAAAATCATTGAATCTTAGAAAGGATTTCAAAGGCCATTTTGTCCAACTCTTGAACATGACTTCCTGCTATCATAGAACTGATGTATAGCCAACCAGTGTTTGAGTAAAGATCTTCAGTCAGGGGCAGCCCCCAATTCCCAGGGACATTTTTTCCACCTTTGAATAGTTAGCTCTAATGGTGGTTAGAAAGTTATGATTCTAGAAAGTCGAAATTTGTTTCTTCACAGGTTCCATCCATTGTATCTAATTAATTttgtctgagagagagagacagagagacagagagaaagagacagagacagagagacagagagaaagacagagagaggaacagaggCTATGAAACTTCAATGACCAGAGATCAACTTTTTGGGAGTCAGGTTTCTATGAGCCAAGAAGTGGAAACACTGGATCCTTTATAAATCCCACTAGGGTTCTGATTCCCTAAGCAAAGTCCTAGGTTcagttaaacattttttaaaaagagacgaCAAATTCCCCTAAAAACTTATGGATTGCGGATTTGGAACCCAGATCAGTTCACTCCAAATCACTGACTCACTGGTCAGAGGAAATCACTTTGTCGAAACATGACAAATTCCAGATCCTGGGATTCTTGATGAAGGAAAAATAGTTGCTATTCTGGTATACTTAAATAATATACTGTGCCTTTCTTCATCCCACTGAGTCTTTGAAGCCCTCATAGACCTTTAAACCACTCCAAGAGGCTATATTACTCCTTTGTTCTCCTTAGGTGTGATTAATTAATGTGACTAAAAGGATCACAATTTAATGATATTGTTCAAACCTTCATTTGTTCTCACAGTATctgattcctttcttctttgatgGGTTGTGGGTTTTTGTGAAGTTACAGGTAAGGATGTGTATGTTTTATGGGTAGTTGTCTTCTCAATGGAACTATCTCCTATAAAGTAGAGAATTTGGGAGAATTAAAAacatatcatctcatttttacacaaaaaaagaaacataaaaggaaattaattaaaacattcacaatcatcttgatttttcactGTTTTAAATAGAACAGGCTAAGAGATATCTATCTATCCCTCTCTCATTTCTCTATTTATTCCAGTGTTCTGTTCTGCCAAGTAACTTTCTAGTTACAGTATCATACTTCCTGATAAAAGTCGTTCTTACAATATGTGAAAAAATTCTTGGAATTGGGAATCAGAGTTTGGAGAGGGGATTTCCAAGAACATCTAATACAACAGAAATCCCCTTTATCACAGAGCCAACATGAAGAAAACCAATCTCTTTGAGTAAAGTTCTCCAGAGAGAAAAACTCCCTAGTATGCAAACCCTTTCTACCTTAAGTAGGAAATCCTTAATATTTAAGATGATGTTATTGCATCATAGAGAAGTTAGGGGACACTGTGGGTATAGTGCAGGATTTAGAATCTGGGAGATCTAAGTTCATatatggtttcagacacttcctagctatataactctgagcaagtcaactcatttatttgcctcagtctcctaatctgtaaaatgagttctGTTATTCTAAGCAAGATCTTAGGTTgaaaaatttataggaaaaaattttttaggcacaataaatctgaaaaaaattcatgGCTTTGGAAATTAGAATCCAGTTCAATCCATTCTAGATGTGATAGAAGAAATCATATTATTGAGCCATGAGACATTCTGGATCTTAGGTACATTGATGAAGGATAAATAATTTCTGATTTTGTCTCTTTAGATGAtgttctgtgtctctctctaacCTACGGAGACTTTGTCTCATAGACCTTTCCACCATTCCACTGAGGATAGCCCTTTGTCCTTGATTCATGCGTTTTTATTTAATGTGatttaaaacataattatttttatgaaattaaaaaaaaacttctcttgTTCTCACAATACCTGGGTATGCTGTTACAGGCACTTCTACAATTCTTGGTCTCCTTATAGGTTTTTGTGAAGTTACAGGTGTGAAATTATATCCTATGGAATAAATAGTTTGGGAAAATCAAGGGCATGGAAGTTAATGTattccaaaaaagtaaaaaatgagtcTATTACTAAAGACAAGTATAATAAGAACAATTACCTTGATTTTCTCTAGCTTTAAAGAAGAGCAAGTCAATTCCAGTGATACCCTCCTCCAttccctcatttctcttcccatgtTTTTGCTCTGCTAAGTAAGGTCCTAGATACAATTCctgataaaaattcaattaataaatatgaagaaattctTGGGTTTGGGAATTAGAGAGAAGTTCATTTTACTACAAACTTGGAGGAATCACTGAATTTCAGAGTTTGAGAAGACATCAAAATTCATCTAGGCTAACCGAATCTTAAACATGACTCCCAGAGCTGACATGTAAGCAATTAGGCTCTGAGTAAAAATGTCCAGAGAAGGGAACCAGTATCTAATGATATGGACCCTTCCATCTTTAGATAGTTCTAATGGTTAGGAACATTTTCTTCTATCAAGCTTAAATTTGCTTCTTCTTAGCTTTAACCCATTTTATCTAGTTTTGCCCTCTAGGGTTGAGTAAAACTAGCCCTTTTCAGGATGACAACTCTGGAAGCCCTTAATGGGAGCCCTTCCATGAAACAAATAATGAGAAATTCTGTCTAGTTAAGTtattgagtatttattaagcacctatgccGGATGATGGGgattagaaggaaggaaaagattgacctgctctcaaggagctcattatCTAATTGAAGAGAGGACATGCAGAAAAAATTGTAGATAATATCTGTGGATCATTGTAGAAAAGCCAAAAACTCTTGCTTTTCCCTTAGTCCCTGTAAGTGattatttcttgtgttttttccttgtaatattcatctctttctttcaCATACATTTTTTAGAAACATTGCAAGGAGGCCCATTTTCATGGGAaaaaagatacttaataaatgatcacTAAATTAATTCCTTCCATCTCATTTTGGGATtacttgaaatatttattaattttcacaTATATGTCTAATAATGATTAGCATTTACATAAGGTTGGCCAAGTGCTTTAAATGTGctaactcatttgatttttattatcctcattttataaataaaggatTTGAAACATAGAAAGGCTAAATGTCTCACTATTAAGTGTCTTAAGACAGTGTCTGGTTTTCCCAAGTCTAAATCTCTATCTAACCACatgattatatttattctattgctataaacattttgcagTATAGGGTTAATGATGCTTTATGGCATTCCACTGGTGTTCTCCCCATTCCATCTGACACTAATCTATTAATCTTTACTCTGGATTGCATGAcagttatgaaaatatttaattgaatgatCCTTCACcagaaatttctttatctttctacCAGGAATTTTTGAGAAAGTTAATGAAATATGTTCTTGAAGCATATATACTACATTTGTGAATTTGCCAGTACTAAAAGAAAAGTCACCTTGCTTTTACTTATTAACTTATTCATACAAGGTAATCAATTCCTGCTCCCAATGATCATAcctttttttctcagttcttacaaaaaaatctgttaatacattttaaatatttacttgggACCAATATCAAGTTAAGTGTTCTATGGTTTGGGAATCCAGTTATTTCCCCTTTTGCTAAATCAGGAATTTTGCCAATCCTATATTTGGGGACTCATcctgttctttattttttgtaagattagaaatatctgaaaattactattttaaatcttgaaatggaattcatctggACAATGAGAGGACTAAAGACTCCAGTACCCTAgaactcagcttcttaaactgtgtgtgtgtgtgtgtgtgtgtgtgtgtgtgtgtgtgtgtgtgtgtgtgtacaatgtaaaaatttctcagatgaaaagggatCACAGGTGGAAAAAATTTGAGAAGCCCCGACCtagagagagagatattgaaCATTAAGTAAGTAATAGGACTAAAGAAGTAATCACTGACCTTCACCCATGATTCCAGGTTGAATGTTTCTCATTGCTCACCAATATGATTTCTTTTGCCAGATTTGAACTACATTCTAATTCCCAAAGTGATGAATGTCTTCAGATTtgttgtgcttttaaaaaaataaatgttgaactgGAATTCAGGACCTTGATTAGGAAaatcttttcttgttcttcttataGAAGAACCATTGTTTACAATTTCTTGTGTTCACAGAAGCTTTACTCCCCTATGcctcaaaataaatgttttcctgGCCACACTCTGAAAAATTATAGTTCCTCTGGTAATCCAAACCTAGAGCCAGGAAGAGGTGCAAGCAATGCATCTAACTCTCgtttttatttcctgttttctaCCTTTGTTAAAATCATTCAACAACTTGTCTTCCTTTGAGGTTCAATTCTGTCTAACTCTGTCATGCAGCCTATATTCATGTTGCATGTTCCAAGGTCATTCTTCAGTATAAAACCTCCTGCTTCTTCAGTACCTATTGTTGTACCTATTCTACTCtcttgcatacacacacacacacacacacacacacacacacacacacggatataatataggtatgcaaatcaaacattgactactaataaatcatagtttaataacccccacattcagttacaagaacCCATATGGGATTAATAAAAACACaggtttaagaagctgggttctaGGCTATTGAGTTTTTGGTCCTCTCATCGTCCTTTCATCCCTTCCACAAGGTAACCCCATTGTTTTCTACTCATAGCTGCTTAATtaatatgattttatgattttgaaCCAAAACTTCTCTTGTTCTTACAGTACCTGATTCTTCTATAGCAGATAGGTCTTCATTTATGTGATTTCTGTTAGGTTTTGGTGAACTTACAGGtagagaaatgtttgttttattcactGATAGGTCCTGTGTAGAGACATTATCTGTGGAGTTGAgaatttgggaaaaaatttttaaaatgtcattttgttTCAGCCTCAAAACATTTAGTCTAGTATTAATGACCAAGATAGAAGGAAATTAATTCAAACAAAAGTAATCAGCttggtttttcatctttttaaattaaagtaagTTAATTCTGGGatattttcctccattccctTATGTCTGTATCCATTTGTCCTAGAgttttgtccttttaaaaaaggTCTTGAAGAGAATATGGCATTTCCTGTTAAGTACCTAATTACACAACCTATGTGAAGAAATCTTTGGATCTGGGAATCAAAGATAAATTCAATTTACTGTAATCCTGGAGGAATCATAAAATCTTGGAGTTGGAGGGGACCttaaagtcatttagtccaatccagGCCTAAAACACAAGCATTCACAAATAAAGCTGCCATTTGAGTAACCAGTCTCTGAGGGAAGATCTCTAGGGAAGAGAACTCAACATCTATTGAGACAGCCTCTTCCACTTTTAAATAGTTGTAATGACTAAGAACCTTTCCCTTATGTCaaatcttaatttatttcttttcaaagaacTAGTAATCCAATTTGGTTTTAATACAAACTATGTATAGCTCTTtggcacaattttttttctgtccttggAATTCTATTTCCCCTACTGCATGTCCCAATCTTTGAGGTATTCTAATTAATATCTGGGTAACCTCCACTGGAGTCTGGAAGAATAATACCCTTTACTTAGACATATTTTTCACAAGAAAGTAAAGTTTAGTTTGGAAGAATGGCTATAGCTGTAACAAAATGAAGCCAAGATTAGAGACCATagattattttaaacaaatagaaaaggtgaaaatcaatgtcttctataaattattttcttaaatgaatgaaaaaactcAAGAGACAGAGTTTCTGGGCAATtgataatcaatttattaattatattagttaataatcaataaattgatggtcagTGATTTTTCTTAATAACCAAAGATCCCAGTGGAGACATGGAATGCTTTAAATACCATTGTAAAAGAGAATGTTCCTGATAAGTGGAAATTAATCCTGACTGATGGACATTTAATAAGGAGGTAGGCTAGGAATCTTTAGTTTTTGTTACTGAGAATGTGACTTGATGATGAGAATCAATAACTCAAAAATCTGATCAGAGGAATCTTCTCTACCCAGACCACTCTGGTTTGCTCTCAATTCTAATGGAGAGTACAAGGACAGGGCTAAAGCAATAATTTGCTTAGAACAGATTCTGTTGCCCCCTATCCTGGTTGGGTAGCGTCTGACCCAAGATTGATGATTATGTTCCCTAGTAGTTAAGGACATCTCATCAATCAGGGGCTGGGCCCTAAAttaggaaattaaagaaaaatctgaactCTAATTTAATAATTGCCTGGTAATGTGATAACAAAAGTAATAATTTTTCTTACTTCAGATAAATCAGAGCCCAAACTGTCCATGGTAGAACTTGAGATTTGGTAATGACTGACAGAAATTGGGAGCTTTAATTCAATCTTAATTATAACCAACATTTTCTAGTAGAGAGTGAAATGTTCACATCTTTGTCAATAAAACCTCATGGACAGCATTGGTATCCTGTGATCCAcagaatcatgaagaatcagacataactgaatgaCTGGATAGCAAGAAGTCGAAAAGCATAGATGATGCATTTAGAACCAGAGGGACCTTACAGAATTTACAACCCAATTTTTACTTgattgagaaaattgaagctctGAGAGGTCtaattatttgtctttaaaagCCTCATTGGTAATAGTAACTAACTAGTGATtgaactaggatttgaacctgCATTCCCATATCTACCATGTTGCTTTCCATCAGTATTCAGAATGGACAGAAAAGAATGCCATTTGTCAGGAACAGTAAGGAAGTCATTTCCCCTGGATTGTAGGATACATGGaaggaataaagtataagaaggctggaaagataAGGAGTCTGATTGTAataggttttaaaaatcaaacagaagaatttatatttaatagtgAAGGTAATAAGGAGTCACTGAAGATGACTTTAAGTTCTGTGTCTGACATGTATTGGTTGTATGACCATTTGCCAAAAATTGTCCATTCTGTCCCCAATGATATTTCTCATATCCACCCTCTTCTCATATAGTTTTAAGGTCttcatctccttctctttcttgtcctttttcttcttctgtttcttgtccttgttcttcttgttcttctcttcctccttcttctccttctcctcctcctcctgcttgtcatttcccttctcctcctacttctacttcttctcctccttttctttcttctccttctcctccttctccttatcCTCCCTGGAAGGAATGATGAACTCTGATAAATACAATGAAATGTGGAGAAGCAGAATTATTTTGGCAAAACAAAATTTTCCAAGTGAAGCCTGGATACTGTAACATGATCTTGCATCATGCCACATATAActaaagttaataaatatattCAGATATAGAGATAAACATGTTTCAGTAGCCTGATAACATGCCTGATTTTAATCTAACTGAAAACTTAGACTTAAAACTTAAGGTTATTACCATAGAAAAAATCAAGGCTAGACTTGAGAAAAAAAAGTGCTCATGAGAAGAATTTTGCTGTATATTGAatgtgataaaaatataatttcatgatAAAGAATGTAATAATATGTGTCAAAACCTTGAAACCAATgcaaatcatataaaataatgtaaaatatattaaattgccCCCTTTCACATCAATATTCAATGAAAATCTAATGTTGAAAATAGTCTTTCTATAGACAGTTCCACTCCCATTGCCTTCTATAATTTCTAGTTGGTTGTTTCTACTTTCATCCCCAATGTCTCACATTTTCAATCATTCTCTTTCCACTGTCTCCTTCCATTCCTCCAAGAACATTCTCACTTGATTCTACTCTTCTAGCTATCCATCTTCTTAGAACTTCTGTTCTTTGCAAAGTTCCTTCAACTCTCTTCAAATCCTTCTGCAATTTGACTTGAAGCCCCATTCTTCAACTGAAAttgtcccccccccaaaaaaaggtaaCAATTATCCCTGTCTTGCCGATGGATTTTTCTTCACTGTCatcttttttgacttctctgaAGCATCGGCCCTGAAAGAATATTTCTGAATATTCTCTCCCTAAGAGGTTCTCATGACACTCTCTCTCATGGCTTTCTTTCTCCTTGTATGAGCATTCCATCTCAGTCTCCTTTACATGTTCTTCATCCATCCCACTCACTGTAGATGTCCCAAGGCTCTTCTTGGGTCCTTCTGCCTTCTATACTATTTCATTCAGTGATTTCATCTGCTCCCATGGGTTCACTTGTCATAGCTATTCAATCCAGAATCCAAAAGTTCAGTCTCTTGAAGGACATTAGCAATAATGAGATTAGATTAACTTTCTTAACAATCTGGTACAAACCCCATCCAGGTGGGGAAGCTCCACTGAGATGTGTGggtagataaaattttaaaatagtttgtccaggtaaatgacataatcaaagtttATCTGAATAGGTTCAGGCTCTCATTGGCTGCtgcaaggagggaaagagagattgggaagcatagtggagttaggggagataccacatggagtgggggaagaggaaggggaagggaaaggggaaagacaccACAGGGCAGAGTGCCGTGGcggactgacccaaaggagggaAGCCGCCACAGCTGGCCcaaaagtagattttataggaaaatttaacctcagggacatgactgggatttctgacaggataTGACCAGATAAGATCGCTGGAGACGTCTACAGAGAGTCGGTGTCAGGTTTCAGACTGGTTGATCTCCCAAGATAgtgggaccatggagctaaagtgatctctatcagagccttctCCTTGCCTACCCCAGGGATCACTTCCTCTGCTAACCACACCTAACACTGAAGACCTCATCAGATATTATTTATCATATGAAAGAAAGatctatttatttctcttaattaattattaattaataaattaattgggCCAATTCCAAATCTCAAGAGAAATGAACCTTTTGTGATAGTGAAGtattagaaataaagtagatgcccAGTGATTGGGAATGTGTAAACAAATTTTGGTACGTGAATATAATGGGATCTCATTTTGCTCTAAGAAATGAATGTGATGAATATGAAGTATGAGATAGATCTAcagaaactgatgcaaaatgaagtaagctgAGAAAACAGCATATTCAAtaattataacaacaaaaatggaaagaatgtcctccaaaaaagcaaaagcaaatgcTGCAAAATGACAAAAACCAAGCACTTTCTCATCTAGAGAAGAGATGCCAAAGTAGTATGGAGCATATagcatatattttcagactttttaatGTATCATTACTcacttttactatttcttttatctttttttctttaaaaattttcacaTGGGATAATTctctgggaggggaaagggaagtttATATGAAGTTCTTTGGggtgttataaagaaaaatatcaataaaaactattttaaaaataatggcaatatttttaaaaagaaaaaaaacacaattccaAGCATGTGCATACCTTTCTATAATGACTGTTTAGAATATAggcaagaatcaaacaaaaaggTACATCATGGATGTTATTGGAGGGGAATTTCCAGTGGATGGAATCACAGATCAAGGAGGAAGGCAAATTCTAAGAAAAAGTCAGGTAGTGTCAATATGACAAAAACAACAATGTTATCTACATTAATTTACTTACTTAGTGCTATGCTATTCAGATtaccaaagaattactttataggACTAAAAAAATAGCAGCATTCATcttgaggaagaaaagatggaggatcccagggaaaataataaataaaagtggaAAGGAAGTAGACCTAACAGTACCAAATCTCAAGTCATCAAAACTGTTTGGCTTTGGTTAAAAAATTACTAAAGTTGAATAGAAGAACACATTAGGTAtacaacatataaaagaaaacaatcctAATGATTGTGTTTGGTAAATCCAAAGACCCAATATTTTGGGGTGaagatttatattttgataaaaaaaactACTGTGGAAAGGAGTTTGGTTAAAAATTGGGGTTAGATTTTTATTTCATACTAGAAACAAATTAAGTCTCAAATGTATTTGTGGCTTTGGCATCAAAAAGTATAACCCAAACAAATTAGTGaacaaggaaataaacatttctttaaaaattatgaataggAGAAGCATTTATAACTAAACAACAGATATAAAAGATAACAAGATAAAAGAAGCAATTTCTATTACATACTaaatagttttgtacaaacaaaatcaatgcagtcagctaaaattagaaggaaaacatttaACTGAGGGGGAAACattctttccaaaatgttttcctgaTATCTATAAAGAACTGTTTAAAATACTTAAGAACAataaagaactattttctttttagatatgaggaggcagttttcaaaggagGAAGTGAAAGTTGCTAACAGTCATGAAAAATTCCCCAAATCtctaataatacaaaaaatagaaattaaaacaaatattgagaTTATACCTCACATCTATCATATTGGTAAAcgtgatgaaaatgaaaaatgacaattgCTGGAGGGGCCCTGGGAAAACACATCTACGAGTAGATGATGATTTCATGATGGTTGATGAAACAGTGAATTGTTCTATCCATTCTTAAAAGACttatgtaattttatttcaaaagttaCTAAATCATGTATACTCTGACCCAGGGATCCCACTGGTTGTCTACAtttcaaagatataaaagaaagaggaaaaggacttatttgcacaaaaatatttgtaggagttctttatattatagaaatgaactAAGAGAGTGCTCATCAATTGTGGACCAGTTGAACAAAATTCATTAAATGAATGCAATGgtataaaaatgttattgttttgttgttgttcatttgtattTGACTCTTCaagtgacctcatttggggttttgttggtaaAGATGTGGGAGtagttgccattttcttttccaactcatattacaggtgaggaaactgaggtaaacagggttaaatgacttccccagggtcatacagctagttagagtttgaggccatatttgaactcagttttcttgattccaggcccaatgcgctattcactgcatcacctagctgcccctgtacaTAAGAATTACAGGAATGTAGttgttgttttgtaagaaatagtGGTTTCAGAAGGCTTATATTGTTATAGAATGAAGTAAGAAGAAAGCatgatttatacaataacaattttGTAAAGACAAGCAACTTTTcctccaatatattttatttcatg
Encoded here:
- the LOC141545631 gene encoding uncharacterized protein LOC141545631 isoform X2; the protein is MYEEIVLLLLLLDNVSTQDLSVNKTNISLPVSSPKPNRNHINEDLSAIEESGYNFTPVTSQKPIRRPRIVEVPVTAYPGDSSIEKTTTHKTYTSLPVTSQKPTTHQRRKESDTVRTNEGYVSTQEPPDNSDGQQKEKTTEEMIVTTTEHNNNTDRNQTQESEKYGPKGRIIHKLPGPVITVIVFAVIAGIVGAILFTSFLVRRLTTRSQ